From one Bacteroidota bacterium genomic stretch:
- a CDS encoding RNA polymerase sigma factor produces MINVSQQQINQTFREVVTTHQRDLYLWAFRLTGNHHDAEDLSQEVFIKVHASLDGFRGEAGMKTWIYRIAVNTYLNKRRKKALTFMKLQDDIEQTMQARAGGHGVENVFRDTDAAAESNAIKAFVDKALKHLSRKEHMAFVLRHYNDLSVREVADAMQVAEGTVKSLLFRAVQKLRKHLAFIADTGK; encoded by the coding sequence GTGATAAACGTATCCCAACAACAGATTAATCAGACGTTTCGTGAGGTGGTAACTACACACCAGCGTGACCTCTATTTGTGGGCGTTCAGGCTTACGGGCAATCACCACGATGCTGAAGATTTGTCGCAAGAGGTTTTTATCAAAGTACACGCCAGCCTCGACGGTTTTCGTGGCGAGGCGGGGATGAAAACCTGGATTTACCGGATTGCGGTTAACACCTATTTGAATAAGCGACGCAAAAAGGCACTCACGTTTATGAAGTTGCAAGACGACATCGAGCAAACCATGCAGGCCCGGGCTGGCGGGCATGGTGTAGAAAACGTATTTCGCGATACGGATGCTGCCGCTGAGTCCAATGCAATCAAAGCGTTTGTAGACAAAGCGCTCAAACATCTTTCGAGAAAGGAGCATATGGCGTTTGTATTGCGCCACTACAACGACCTGTCGGTCAGAGAGGTCGCAGATGCCATGCAAGTAGCAGAAGGTACTGTAAAGAGCTTGCTTTTTCGCGCCGTTCAGAAATTGCGCAAGCACCTGGCTTTCATCGCAGACACCGGAAAATAG